A window from Chitinophaga filiformis encodes these proteins:
- the allE gene encoding (S)-ureidoglycine aminohydrolase, which translates to MEISALTRSVVKRNHALICPDGYVNSVVPGWTHCKVNVIINEQMGARLGQTLITAEKEAVIAGDTATAQIFFYIINGQCTARADAQTKVLSGGQFCYVPPGHPYRLEHFTEGTQIVTFHKIYEKLAGHDHPPVIFGDAASVPGPAFLGDPALRLQVLLPENLSFDMAVNIFTYDPGGHLPFVETHIMEHGLLYLQGQGVYMLDHEWYPVKKGDAIWMAPYCQQWFTAMGKEPAVYIYYKNVNRFPTTI; encoded by the coding sequence ATGGAAATATCAGCACTGACGAGATCTGTAGTAAAAAGAAATCATGCCCTTATCTGCCCCGATGGATATGTAAACAGTGTAGTGCCTGGATGGACACATTGCAAAGTGAATGTCATCATCAATGAACAGATGGGCGCAAGATTGGGACAAACACTGATCACCGCAGAGAAAGAGGCTGTCATTGCAGGCGATACAGCCACCGCACAGATCTTCTTCTATATCATCAATGGGCAATGTACCGCCAGGGCCGATGCACAAACCAAAGTGCTGAGCGGCGGACAGTTCTGCTATGTGCCCCCCGGCCATCCCTACCGGCTGGAACATTTCACGGAAGGTACACAAATCGTCACCTTTCACAAGATATATGAGAAACTGGCAGGACATGATCATCCGCCTGTGATATTCGGAGACGCAGCTTCTGTACCGGGACCGGCTTTTCTCGGAGACCCCGCACTGCGGCTACAGGTATTGCTGCCGGAAAACCTGTCATTTGACATGGCGGTGAACATCTTCACCTATGATCCCGGCGGGCACCTGCCCTTCGTAGAAACGCATATCATGGAACACGGGCTGTTATACCTGCAGGGACAGGGCGTATACATGCTGGATCATGAATGGTACCCTGTTAAAAAAGGAGACGCCATCTGGATGGCGCCCTACTGCCAGCAATGGTTTACCGCAATGGGAAAAGAACCTGCCGTTTACATCTATTACAAAAACGTAAACAGGTTTCCCACTACTATATAA
- a CDS encoding allantoate amidohydrolase, with amino-acid sequence MDYLERANAVLSRIQELACISEDAHCVTRTFGSSAFLSGCGKVLSWMQEAGLQARIDNIGNVRGRWPSKEPNAHTLVIASHIDTVKNAGKFDGPLGVTMALDLISHLQREEISLPFNIELIAFSDEEGVRFHTTYLGSATVTGHFDTRLLDKTDSAGITLRDAITAIGGNIDALAADAIPAEEWLGYYEIHIEQGPVLYDQNLPVAVVQGIAGQQRIRVRFHGSSGHAGTVPMEMRKDALCAAAEFVLAVERIGLQYADNLVATVGLLEVANAASNVIPGEVTCSLDIRSTDKVLLKKVRRSLKDVASQICAERQLTADWDIVQKIKPVECDTALNHLLAQSITAAGYNVKELVSGAGHDAVVVAAVAPVCMLFVRCYKGISHHPEEHVDAADIAVAIQVSDHFIHRLTAVYKTQ; translated from the coding sequence ATGGATTATTTAGAAAGAGCAAACGCAGTATTGTCCAGGATCCAGGAACTGGCATGCATCAGTGAAGATGCACATTGCGTGACCCGTACATTCGGTTCTTCCGCTTTCCTCAGCGGTTGCGGTAAAGTACTGTCATGGATGCAGGAAGCCGGTTTGCAGGCCAGGATAGACAATATCGGGAATGTCAGGGGCCGGTGGCCCAGTAAGGAGCCCAATGCCCATACCCTGGTCATTGCTTCGCATATAGACACGGTGAAAAATGCCGGTAAGTTTGACGGTCCGCTGGGAGTAACCATGGCCCTCGACCTTATCTCACACCTCCAACGGGAAGAGATCAGCCTTCCTTTCAACATAGAACTGATCGCCTTCAGCGATGAAGAAGGCGTACGCTTTCACACCACCTATCTTGGCAGCGCAACCGTTACCGGTCATTTTGATACCAGGTTGCTGGATAAGACCGACAGCGCCGGTATCACGCTCAGAGATGCCATCACGGCCATCGGCGGGAATATAGACGCACTGGCGGCAGATGCTATCCCTGCAGAAGAATGGCTGGGCTATTATGAGATCCATATTGAACAGGGACCAGTGTTATACGACCAAAACCTCCCCGTTGCCGTCGTGCAGGGCATAGCGGGGCAACAGCGCATCCGCGTCAGGTTTCACGGCAGCTCAGGGCATGCCGGTACGGTACCTATGGAAATGAGGAAAGACGCACTATGCGCCGCAGCTGAATTCGTCCTGGCAGTGGAACGCATTGGCCTGCAATACGCCGATAACCTGGTTGCTACCGTGGGCCTCCTGGAGGTTGCCAATGCAGCCAGCAATGTGATACCCGGTGAGGTGACCTGCTCGCTCGACATCAGAAGTACAGACAAAGTACTGCTTAAAAAAGTACGCCGCTCACTAAAGGATGTTGCTTCGCAGATATGTGCGGAAAGACAGCTGACTGCCGACTGGGATATTGTACAAAAAATAAAGCCGGTGGAATGCGATACAGCCCTCAATCATTTGCTGGCGCAATCCATCACGGCAGCAGGTTATAATGTGAAAGAGCTGGTTAGCGGCGCGGGGCATGACGCTGTTGTGGTAGCAGCCGTAGCGCCGGTATGTATGCTGTTTGTAAGATGTTACAAAGGCATCAGCCATCATCCTGAAGAACATGTGGATGCAGCAGATATCGCTGTTGCCATACAGGTATCAGACCACTTCATTCATCGCCTTACAGCAGTTTACAAAACGCAGTAA
- the uraH gene encoding hydroxyisourate hydrolase produces MSQITTHILDTASGKPAQDVAVSLFRQEEQRWTCVAESITNKDGRVTDLLAKDVIIPAGIYKLRFETKLYFESRGIATFYPFIEVVFYISSSEHYHVPLLVNPFGYSTYRGT; encoded by the coding sequence ATGAGCCAGATCACCACACATATACTCGATACGGCCAGCGGCAAACCTGCACAGGATGTAGCGGTCAGCTTATTCCGGCAGGAGGAACAGCGCTGGACCTGCGTGGCGGAAAGCATTACCAACAAGGACGGCAGGGTCACAGACCTCCTGGCAAAAGATGTGATCATACCTGCAGGCATCTATAAGCTCAGGTTTGAAACAAAGCTCTATTTTGAGAGCCGTGGCATCGCTACCTTCTATCCCTTTATAGAGGTCGTCTTTTATATCAGCAGCAGTGAGCATTATCATGTTCCTCTCTTAGTAAACCCATTTGGTTACTCCACTTACCGTGGCACTTAA
- the uraD gene encoding 2-oxo-4-hydroxy-4-carboxy-5-ureidoimidazoline decarboxylase yields the protein MTLTALNALPPEQLEATLSTCCGAAAWIEKMKKEFPVKDEDALLAAAAKHWHACTEQDWREAFSHHPKIGDLHSLQQKFAATAQWASREQAGTIDASTVILQAFAKGNKLYEDKFGYIFIVCATGKSAPEMLSILTERLKNNPAEEIKIAMLEQEKITALRLKKLLTA from the coding sequence ATGACTTTGACAGCACTTAATGCACTACCACCAGAACAATTGGAAGCCACGCTCAGCACCTGCTGTGGCGCTGCCGCATGGATTGAAAAAATGAAAAAAGAATTCCCCGTAAAAGACGAAGACGCACTGCTGGCTGCTGCCGCTAAACACTGGCATGCATGTACAGAACAGGACTGGCGGGAGGCCTTCAGCCATCATCCGAAGATAGGCGACCTCCATTCCCTGCAACAGAAATTTGCGGCTACAGCACAATGGGCAAGCAGGGAACAGGCAGGCACTATTGATGCATCTACCGTTATACTACAGGCCTTTGCAAAAGGCAATAAACTCTATGAAGATAAATTCGGCTACATCTTCATTGTATGCGCCACAGGCAAGTCGGCCCCGGAAATGCTGTCCATTCTTACAGAACGCTTAAAGAACAACCCTGCCGAAGAAATAAAGATCGCTATGCTGGAACAGGAAAAGATCACTGCCCTCAGGCTGAAAAAACTGTTAACTGCATGA
- the allB gene encoding allantoinase AllB: MYDLIIKGNNILTPDGLQQAAVLVRDGRIHAIQTGLPDDASSIVDIGDKVLMPGIIDPHVHINEPGRTDWEGFDTATRAAIAGGITTLVDMPLNSSPVTTTAQALEQKLSAAAPQLHADCGFWGGIVPGNENEIEALINKGVLGFKAFLTHSGIDEFPNVTAADLDKAMPIIAKYKLPLLVHCELMAEDRHPPIQENKRSHRQYIASRPAAWEQAAINLMIRYCEKYHCRVHIVHLSAADAIPEIVAAKEKGLPLTVETAQHYLYFNGEEVPDGNTSFKCAPPIRDRENNQQLWEALKAGMIDFVATDHSPSPPELKELETGDFTRAWGGISSLQLALPALWTAGRSHDATLAQIAQWLCEKPAILAGLQDKKGKIAAGYDADFVVWDPDRLFKVNAEELYHKHKLTPYLNEMLYGVVEQTYIRGVKVFDQGAFTAPHEGKTILRK; encoded by the coding sequence ATGTATGACCTCATTATAAAAGGAAATAATATACTCACACCTGATGGTTTACAACAGGCTGCAGTACTGGTCAGAGACGGCAGAATACACGCTATTCAGACCGGCTTGCCTGATGATGCCTCCAGCATCGTTGACATAGGCGATAAGGTCCTGATGCCGGGCATTATCGACCCGCATGTACATATTAACGAGCCGGGCAGAACAGACTGGGAAGGCTTTGACACAGCTACACGCGCCGCCATAGCAGGTGGTATTACTACATTAGTGGATATGCCACTGAATTCTTCCCCTGTTACTACTACCGCACAGGCATTGGAGCAGAAGCTCAGCGCCGCCGCACCACAGTTGCATGCTGACTGTGGTTTCTGGGGAGGTATTGTTCCGGGTAATGAAAACGAGATTGAAGCACTGATCAACAAAGGCGTGCTGGGCTTTAAAGCCTTCCTGACGCATTCAGGAATCGACGAATTTCCCAACGTTACAGCAGCAGACCTGGACAAGGCTATGCCCATCATTGCGAAGTATAAGCTGCCGCTGTTGGTGCATTGTGAATTGATGGCGGAAGACCGGCATCCGCCTATCCAGGAAAATAAGCGTTCTCACCGGCAATACATTGCCTCCCGGCCAGCCGCCTGGGAACAGGCTGCCATAAACCTGATGATCCGCTACTGCGAAAAATACCACTGCCGTGTACATATCGTGCATCTTTCTGCAGCGGATGCCATTCCGGAGATCGTGGCAGCGAAGGAAAAAGGATTGCCATTAACTGTTGAAACTGCCCAGCATTATTTGTATTTTAATGGGGAGGAAGTACCGGATGGTAATACCAGTTTCAAGTGCGCCCCTCCCATCAGGGACAGGGAAAATAACCAGCAGTTATGGGAAGCACTGAAAGCAGGAATGATAGATTTTGTGGCCACAGACCACTCTCCTTCCCCACCTGAGCTGAAGGAACTGGAGACAGGCGATTTTACCAGGGCCTGGGGCGGCATCTCTTCGCTGCAGCTCGCACTGCCGGCATTATGGACGGCAGGCAGGAGCCACGATGCAACATTAGCACAGATAGCGCAATGGCTTTGCGAAAAACCGGCCATACTGGCCGGCCTGCAAGACAAAAAGGGTAAAATAGCGGCAGGGTATGATGCAGACTTTGTAGTATGGGACCCCGACCGCTTATTTAAGGTCAATGCGGAAGAATTATACCATAAACATAAATTGACACCATACCTGAACGAAATGCTTTATGGTGTGGTAGAACAGACTTATATACGCGGCGTGAAGGTATTTGACCAGGGAGCATTTACAGCCCCTCACGAGGGAAAAACGATATTAAGAAAGTAA